One window of the Hemiscyllium ocellatum isolate sHemOce1 chromosome 11, sHemOce1.pat.X.cur, whole genome shotgun sequence genome contains the following:
- the zgc:101583 gene encoding magnesium transporter NIPA2 isoform X2, with product MWKIGQLTTMDSATEGYHFYIGLALAISSSVFIGNSFILKKKGLLRLASKGVIRAGQGGHAYLKEWLWWAGLLTMGLGEAANFAAYVFAPATLVTPLGALSVLVSAVLSSYFLNESLNLHGKMGCILSILGSTVMVIHAPQEEEVGTLTEMVEKLKDPGFIVFAVCVVTSCLILITAVAPRYGQKNVLVYILICSIIGSLSVSCVKGLGIAIKELFMGRPVLMQPVTWILLGCLIVCVSIQINYLNKALDIFNTSIVTPIYYVLFTTAVMTCSAILFKEWYHMTIDNIVGTISGFVIIVLGIFLLHAFKNISFTLGTLPPFIRKSEPGTMWTKMTQHQQYPGLPEQETEVLVCPSEVGIVHGFT from the exons atgtggaaaattggccag ctcaccaccatggaCAGTGCCACTGAGGGTTATCATTTTTACATCGGGCTTGCTCTTGCCATCAGTTCCAGCGTTTTCATCGGAAACAGTTTCATTCTGAAGAAGAAGGGGCTGCTACGCCTGGCCAGCAAGGGGGTGATCAGAGCAG GTCAGGGTGGCCATGCATACCTCAAGGAATGGTTGTGGTGGGCCGGGCTTCTCACAA tgggTTTAGGAGAAGCTGCCAATTTTGCTGCCTATGTCTTTGCTCCAGCAACTCTGGTCACTCCGCTGGGAGCCCTTAGTGTCCTTGTGAG TGCTGTTTTATCCTCTTATTTTCTAAACGAGAGCCTTAACCTTCATGGGAAGATGGGCTGCATCTTGAGTATTTTGGGATCGACAGTGATGGTAATCCATGCCCCCCAAGAGGAGGAGGTTGGCACCTTGACTGAAATGGTGGAAAAGCTCAAAGATCCAG GTTTTATTGTGTTTGCAGTATGTGTCGTCACCAGCTGCCTGATCCTCATCACTGCAGTAGCCCCCCGCTATGGGCAGAAGAATGTGCTGGTCTACATCCTGATCTGTTCCATCATCGGCTCCCTCTCCGTCTCTTGTGTCAAGGGCCTGGGGATCGCCATCAAGGAATTGTTTATGGGTCGCCCTGTGCTGATGCAGCCAGTGACCTGGATCCTGCTAGGCTGCCTGATAGTCTGTGTGAGCATACAGATTAATTACTTAAACAAAGCCCTGGATATTTTCAACACCTCTATTGTTACACCCATCTACTATGTCCTGTTCACCACTGCTGTCATGACCTGTTCAGCCATCCTGTTCAAGGAGTGGTATCACATGACCATAGACAACATTGTGGGCACGATAAGTGGGTTTGTCATCATTGTTCTTGGGATCTTCTTGCTCCATGCCTTCAAGAACATCAGCTTCACTCTTGGTACCCTACCCCCATTCATCAGGAAGAGTGAACCTGGCACCATGTGGACCAAGATGACACAGCATCAGCAGTATCCAGGTCTGCCAGAGCAAGAAACTGAAGTCCTCGTCTGCCCAAGTGAAGTTGGGATTGTGCATGGTTTCACCTGA
- the zgc:101583 gene encoding magnesium transporter NIPA2 isoform X3, whose protein sequence is MDSATEGYHFYIGLALAISSSVFIGNSFILKKKGLLRLASKGVIRAGQGGHAYLKEWLWWAGLLTMGLGEAANFAAYVFAPATLVTPLGALSVLVSAVLSSYFLNESLNLHGKMGCILSILGSTVMVIHAPQEEEVGTLTEMVEKLKDPGFIVFAVCVVTSCLILITAVAPRYGQKNVLVYILICSIIGSLSVSCVKGLGIAIKELFMGRPVLMQPVTWILLGCLIVCVSIQINYLNKALDIFNTSIVTPIYYVLFTTAVMTCSAILFKEWYHMTIDNIVGTISGFVIIVLGIFLLHAFKNISFTLGTLPPFIRKSEPGTMWTKMTQHQQYPGLPEQETEVLVCPSEVGIVHGFT, encoded by the exons atggaCAGTGCCACTGAGGGTTATCATTTTTACATCGGGCTTGCTCTTGCCATCAGTTCCAGCGTTTTCATCGGAAACAGTTTCATTCTGAAGAAGAAGGGGCTGCTACGCCTGGCCAGCAAGGGGGTGATCAGAGCAG GTCAGGGTGGCCATGCATACCTCAAGGAATGGTTGTGGTGGGCCGGGCTTCTCACAA tgggTTTAGGAGAAGCTGCCAATTTTGCTGCCTATGTCTTTGCTCCAGCAACTCTGGTCACTCCGCTGGGAGCCCTTAGTGTCCTTGTGAG TGCTGTTTTATCCTCTTATTTTCTAAACGAGAGCCTTAACCTTCATGGGAAGATGGGCTGCATCTTGAGTATTTTGGGATCGACAGTGATGGTAATCCATGCCCCCCAAGAGGAGGAGGTTGGCACCTTGACTGAAATGGTGGAAAAGCTCAAAGATCCAG GTTTTATTGTGTTTGCAGTATGTGTCGTCACCAGCTGCCTGATCCTCATCACTGCAGTAGCCCCCCGCTATGGGCAGAAGAATGTGCTGGTCTACATCCTGATCTGTTCCATCATCGGCTCCCTCTCCGTCTCTTGTGTCAAGGGCCTGGGGATCGCCATCAAGGAATTGTTTATGGGTCGCCCTGTGCTGATGCAGCCAGTGACCTGGATCCTGCTAGGCTGCCTGATAGTCTGTGTGAGCATACAGATTAATTACTTAAACAAAGCCCTGGATATTTTCAACACCTCTATTGTTACACCCATCTACTATGTCCTGTTCACCACTGCTGTCATGACCTGTTCAGCCATCCTGTTCAAGGAGTGGTATCACATGACCATAGACAACATTGTGGGCACGATAAGTGGGTTTGTCATCATTGTTCTTGGGATCTTCTTGCTCCATGCCTTCAAGAACATCAGCTTCACTCTTGGTACCCTACCCCCATTCATCAGGAAGAGTGAACCTGGCACCATGTGGACCAAGATGACACAGCATCAGCAGTATCCAGGTCTGCCAGAGCAAGAAACTGAAGTCCTCGTCTGCCCAAGTGAAGTTGGGATTGTGCATGGTTTCACCTGA
- the zgc:101583 gene encoding magnesium transporter NIPA2 isoform X1 — protein sequence MLVVGQNPQVTSCVIYSRPGRMSSYAPLLTTMDSATEGYHFYIGLALAISSSVFIGNSFILKKKGLLRLASKGVIRAGQGGHAYLKEWLWWAGLLTMGLGEAANFAAYVFAPATLVTPLGALSVLVSAVLSSYFLNESLNLHGKMGCILSILGSTVMVIHAPQEEEVGTLTEMVEKLKDPGFIVFAVCVVTSCLILITAVAPRYGQKNVLVYILICSIIGSLSVSCVKGLGIAIKELFMGRPVLMQPVTWILLGCLIVCVSIQINYLNKALDIFNTSIVTPIYYVLFTTAVMTCSAILFKEWYHMTIDNIVGTISGFVIIVLGIFLLHAFKNISFTLGTLPPFIRKSEPGTMWTKMTQHQQYPGLPEQETEVLVCPSEVGIVHGFT from the exons ATGCTAGTCGTTGGACAGAATCCCCAAGTTACTTCTTGTGTGATTTATTCACGGCCGGGACGAATGTCTTCCTATGCACCACTG ctcaccaccatggaCAGTGCCACTGAGGGTTATCATTTTTACATCGGGCTTGCTCTTGCCATCAGTTCCAGCGTTTTCATCGGAAACAGTTTCATTCTGAAGAAGAAGGGGCTGCTACGCCTGGCCAGCAAGGGGGTGATCAGAGCAG GTCAGGGTGGCCATGCATACCTCAAGGAATGGTTGTGGTGGGCCGGGCTTCTCACAA tgggTTTAGGAGAAGCTGCCAATTTTGCTGCCTATGTCTTTGCTCCAGCAACTCTGGTCACTCCGCTGGGAGCCCTTAGTGTCCTTGTGAG TGCTGTTTTATCCTCTTATTTTCTAAACGAGAGCCTTAACCTTCATGGGAAGATGGGCTGCATCTTGAGTATTTTGGGATCGACAGTGATGGTAATCCATGCCCCCCAAGAGGAGGAGGTTGGCACCTTGACTGAAATGGTGGAAAAGCTCAAAGATCCAG GTTTTATTGTGTTTGCAGTATGTGTCGTCACCAGCTGCCTGATCCTCATCACTGCAGTAGCCCCCCGCTATGGGCAGAAGAATGTGCTGGTCTACATCCTGATCTGTTCCATCATCGGCTCCCTCTCCGTCTCTTGTGTCAAGGGCCTGGGGATCGCCATCAAGGAATTGTTTATGGGTCGCCCTGTGCTGATGCAGCCAGTGACCTGGATCCTGCTAGGCTGCCTGATAGTCTGTGTGAGCATACAGATTAATTACTTAAACAAAGCCCTGGATATTTTCAACACCTCTATTGTTACACCCATCTACTATGTCCTGTTCACCACTGCTGTCATGACCTGTTCAGCCATCCTGTTCAAGGAGTGGTATCACATGACCATAGACAACATTGTGGGCACGATAAGTGGGTTTGTCATCATTGTTCTTGGGATCTTCTTGCTCCATGCCTTCAAGAACATCAGCTTCACTCTTGGTACCCTACCCCCATTCATCAGGAAGAGTGAACCTGGCACCATGTGGACCAAGATGACACAGCATCAGCAGTATCCAGGTCTGCCAGAGCAAGAAACTGAAGTCCTCGTCTGCCCAAGTGAAGTTGGGATTGTGCATGGTTTCACCTGA